A region of Vigna radiata var. radiata cultivar VC1973A chromosome 6, Vradiata_ver6, whole genome shotgun sequence DNA encodes the following proteins:
- the LOC106763821 gene encoding proteasome subunit beta type-7-B isoform X2, translating to MSPSLDLPPKGGFSFDLCRRNAMLESKGLKAPTFLKTGTTIVGLVFQDGVILGADTRATEGPIVADKNCEKIHYMAPNIYCCGAGTAADTEAVTDMVSSQLQLHRYHTGRESRVVTALTLLKKHLFNYQGHVSAALVLGGVDITGPHLHTIYPHGSTDTLPFATMGSGSLAAMSVFESKYKESLSGQKEYLRNHLLPNPRTYVNPNGFEFPKKTEVLLTKITPLKEKVEVIEGDAMEE from the exons ATGTCTCCGTCGTTGGATCTTCCTCCCAAGGGTGGCTTCAGTTTTGATCTATGCCGAAGAAATGCAATGCTTGAAAGCAAGGGTCTCAAGGCCCCGACCTTCTTGAAAACTGGGACCACTATTGTCGGTTTAGTTTTTCAG GATGGAGTCATTCTTGGAGCTGATACTAGAGCAACTGAAGGACCTATAGTTGCTGATAAAAACTGTGAGAAAATTCATTATATGGCACCCAACATATATTGCTGTGGAGCAGGCACCGCTGCTGATACAGAGGCTGTGACAG ACATGGTTAGCTCACAGCTGCAACTACATCGTTATCACACTGGTCGAGAATCACGAGTTGTTACAGCTCTGACCCTACTTAAAAAACACCTATTCAA TTATCAAGGTCATGTCTCAGCTGCTTTAGTGCTTGGTGGGGTTGATATCACTGGACCTCATTTGCATACA ATTTATCCTCATGGGTCTACTGACACCCTTCCATTTGCAACAATGGGATCAGGTTCACTTGCTGCAATGTCTGTATTTGAATCCAAGTACAAGGAAAGTTTGAGT GGACAGAAGGAATATCTCAGGAACCACCTTCTACCAAATCCACGTACCTATGTCAATCCAAATGGCTTTGAGTTCCCCAAAAAGACAG AGGTCCTCTTAACAAAAATTACCCCGTTGAAGGAGAAGGTTGAAGTGATTGAAGGGGATGCTATGGAAGAGTAG
- the LOC106765141 gene encoding pentatricopeptide repeat-containing protein At3g06920 isoform X2, with translation MKILSRAQVLKFRFALKCGKIDPLSCKFSSSFSNGSSSELYGKAKVNSFMHDTSHSQDDALKSEGMRKTVHDVCRVLDTGPWGPAIEDALNTFDDMPQPELVVGVIRRLKHVKVALQYFRWVERKTERLRCPEVYNALLMLMARTRNLDYLQQILEEMGQAGFGPSDYTCIELVSSFIKCRKLREAFGVIETMRKFKFRPACSAYTTLIGALSAAHEADLMLTLLHQMQEIGYEVSVHLFTTLIRAFARDGRIDAALSLLDEMKSNSFNADIVLYNVCIDCFGKVGKLDMAWKFFHEMKSQGLIPDDVTYTSMIGVLCKAERLDEAVELFEELDRNRSVPCVYAYNTMIMGYGSVGKFDKAYSLLERQKRKGCIPSVIAYNCILTCLGRKGKIEEAFRVFEEMKIDAAPNLATYNILVDMLCKGGDHEAALKIRDSMKEAGLFPNIRTVNIMIDRLCKAQKLDEACSLFLELDHKVCSPDAVTFCSLIDGLGRHGRVNDAYLLYEKMLDSDQTPDAVVYTSLIRNFFKCGRKEDGHKIYKEMIHRGCSPDLMLLNNYMDCVFKAGEIEKGRALFEEIKARGLTPNVPSYSILIHGLVKAGFSNETYKLFYEMKEQGLYLDTRAYNIVIDGFCKSGKVNKAYQLLEEMKAKGLQPTVVTYGSVIDGLAKIDRLDEAYMLFEEAKSKGVDLNVVVYSSLVDGFGKVGRIDEAYLILEELMQKGLNPNTYTWNCLLDALVKAEEIDESLVCFQNMKNMKCPPNEVTYSIMINGLCKVRKFNKAFVFWQEMQKQGLKPNTITYTTMISGLARVGNVLEAKDLFVRFKSSGGIPDSACYNAMIEGLSNANKAMDAYTLFEETRLKGCRIYSKTCVVLLDALHKVDCLEQAAIVGAVLREMAKSQHATRLS, from the exons ATGAAGATTCTCTCAAGGGCCCAAG TTCTAAAGTTTCGGTTTGCTCTTAAATGTGGGAAAATAGACCCTTTGTCTTGCAAGTTTTCATCCTCCTTTTCAAATGGGTCTTCGTCTGAATTGTATGGGAAAGCTAAAGTTAATTCCTTTATGCATGATACCTCCCATTCCCAAGACGATGCATTGAAATCGGAGGGCATGAGAAAGACGGTGCATGATGTATGCCGGGTCTTGGACACTGGTCCCTGGGGACCTGCAATTGAGGACGCCCTCAACACGTTTGATGACATGCCTCAACCAGAATTGGTAGTTGGAGTAATAAGGAGGTTGAAGCATGTGAAGGTGGCATTGCAGTATTTTAGGTGGGTGGAGAGAAAGACTGAACGGCTGCGTTGCCCTGAAGTGTACAACGCACTTCTCATGCTCATGGCCAGGACAAGAAATTTGGACTACTTGCAACAGATTCTTGAAGAAATGGGTCAAGCTGGATTTGGACCCTCAGATTATACTTGTATCGAGTTGGTTTCTAGTTTTATCAAGTGTCGGAAGCTAAGAGAAGCTTTTGGTGTTATTGAAACTATGAGGAAGTTCAAGTTTCGCCCTGCATGTTCGGCTTATACCACACTGATTGGTGCTCTTTCTGCGGCTCATGAAGCTGATCTCATGCTCACCCTCTTGCATCAAATGCAGGAAATAGGTTATGAGGTAAGCGTACATTTGTTTACCACACTTATTCGTGCATTTGCCAGGGATGGCCGCATTGATGCTGCTCTATCCTTGCTGGATGAGATGAAGAGTAACTCCTTTAATGCTGATATTGTTCTCTATAATGTATGCATTGACTGTTTTGGAAAAGTTGGTAAGTTGGATATGGCCTGGAAATTCTTTCATGAAATGAAATCACAAGGGTTGATACCTGATGACGTGACATATACTAGCATGATAGGGGTTCTTTGCAAGGCTGAGAGGTTGGATGAAGCTGTAGAGTTGTTTGAAGAACTTGATAGAAACAGGAGTGTCCCTTGTGTTTACGCTTATAATACGATGATAATGGGTTATGGTTCAGTTGGGAAATTTGATAAAGCATACAGCTTACTTGAGAGGCAAAAGAGAAAAGGATGTATACCTAGTGTAATTGCCTATAATTGCATTCTGACTTGTCTTGGAAGGAAGGGAAAAATTGAGGAAGCATTTAGAGTCtttgaagaaatgaaaatagaTGCAGCACCAAATCTTGCAACCTACAATATTTTAGTTGACATGCTTTGTAAGGGAGGGGACCATGAAGCTGCTCTGAAAATTCGGGATTCCATGAAAGAGGCTGGCTTATTCCCTAATATCAGGACTGTAAATATTATGATTGATCGACTATGTAAAGCTCAAAAGCTTGATGAAGCTTGTTCCTTATTTTTAGAATTGGACCATAAAGTTTGCAGCCCTGACGCAGTAACTTTTTGTTCACTTATTGATGGCCTAGGCAGACATGGCAGGGTGAATGATGCCTATTTGCTTTATGAAAAGATGTTGGATTCTGATCAGACTCCAGATGCTGTGGTGTATACATCTCTTATTAGGAATTTCTTCAAGTGTGGTAGGAAGGAGGATGGTCACAAAATCTATAAAGAGATGATACATAGGGGCTGTTCTCCTGATTTGATGCTCCTTAATAATTACATGGATTGTGTTTTCAAAGCTGGTGAAATTGAGAAAGGGAGGGCTTTATTTGAGGAAATAAAGGCTCGGGGTTTAACTCCTAATGTTCCGAGCTACTCAATTTTAATTCATGGTCTTGTGAAAGCAGGATTTTCAAACGAAACATACAAGTTGTTTTATGAGATGAAGGAGCAAGGATTATATTTGGACACCCGTGCTTACAACATTGTTATTGATGGATTTTGCAAGTCTGGAAAGGTCAACAAAGCTTACCAGTTACTGGAGGAAATGAAGGCAAAGGGTCTCCAACCAACAGTTGTAACTTATGGTTCTGTCATTGATGGACTTGCAAAAATTGACAGACTTGACGAAGCATATATGTTATTTGAAGAAGCAAAATCAAAAGGTGTTGATTTGAATGTAGTGGTCTATAGTAGTCTTGTTGATGGGTTTGGGAAGGTTGGAAGGATTGACGAAGCATATCTGATTTTGGAGGAGTTGATGCAGAAAGGTCTGAATCCAAACACTTACACATGGAACTGCTTACTTGATGCATTAGTGAAAGCTGAGGAAATTGATGAATCTCTTGTGTGCTTCCAGAACATGAAAAACATGAAATGCCCTCCAAATGAAGTAACCTACAGCATTATGATAAATGGTCTTTGTAAGGTTAGAAAATTTAACAAGGCCTTTGTGTTTTGGCAAGAAATGCAGAAACAAGGGTTAAAACCCAATACTATCACATACACTACCATGATTTCGGGACTAGCAAGGGTTGGGAACGTTCTAGAGGCAAAAGACCTCTTTGTGAGATTTAAGTCAAGTGGGGGCATACCTGATTCAGCTTGCTATAATGCTATGATTGAAGGATTAAGCAATGCCAATAAGGCAATGGATGCCTATACACTTTTTGAGGAAACTCGACTTAAAGGATGTCGTATATATAGTAAAACATGTGTTGTTCTTTTAGATGCTTTGCATAAGGTGGATTGCCTTGAGCAGGCAGCGATTGTTGGTGCTGTCTTAAGGGAAATGGCAAAGTCTCAACATGCAACAAGATTGTCTTGA
- the LOC106763821 gene encoding proteasome subunit beta type-7-B isoform X1, translating into MSPSLDLPPKGGFSFDLCRRNAMLESKGLKAPTFLKTGTTIVGLVFQDGVILGADTRATEGPIVADKNCEKIHYMAPNIYCCGAGTAADTEAVTDMVSSQLQLHRYHTGRESRVVTALTLLKKHLFNYQGHVSAALVLGGVDITGPHLHTIYPHGSTDTLPFATMGSGSLAAMSVFESKYKESLSRDEGIKIVVEAICAGIFNDLGSGSNVDVCVITKGQKEYLRNHLLPNPRTYVNPNGFEFPKKTEVLLTKITPLKEKVEVIEGDAMEE; encoded by the exons ATGTCTCCGTCGTTGGATCTTCCTCCCAAGGGTGGCTTCAGTTTTGATCTATGCCGAAGAAATGCAATGCTTGAAAGCAAGGGTCTCAAGGCCCCGACCTTCTTGAAAACTGGGACCACTATTGTCGGTTTAGTTTTTCAG GATGGAGTCATTCTTGGAGCTGATACTAGAGCAACTGAAGGACCTATAGTTGCTGATAAAAACTGTGAGAAAATTCATTATATGGCACCCAACATATATTGCTGTGGAGCAGGCACCGCTGCTGATACAGAGGCTGTGACAG ACATGGTTAGCTCACAGCTGCAACTACATCGTTATCACACTGGTCGAGAATCACGAGTTGTTACAGCTCTGACCCTACTTAAAAAACACCTATTCAA TTATCAAGGTCATGTCTCAGCTGCTTTAGTGCTTGGTGGGGTTGATATCACTGGACCTCATTTGCATACA ATTTATCCTCATGGGTCTACTGACACCCTTCCATTTGCAACAATGGGATCAGGTTCACTTGCTGCAATGTCTGTATTTGAATCCAAGTACAAGGAAAGTTTGAGT AGGGATGAAGGCATAAAGATAGTTGTTGAGGCAATTTGTGCTGGTATTTTTAATGACTTGGGAAGTGGAAGTAACGTTGATGTTTGTGTGATAACTAAG GGACAGAAGGAATATCTCAGGAACCACCTTCTACCAAATCCACGTACCTATGTCAATCCAAATGGCTTTGAGTTCCCCAAAAAGACAG AGGTCCTCTTAACAAAAATTACCCCGTTGAAGGAGAAGGTTGAAGTGATTGAAGGGGATGCTATGGAAGAGTAG
- the LOC106763905 gene encoding serine acetyltransferase 1, chloroplastic-like: MLRRHSLLSSTPKQVSLFFVSHFHSTLFTPSPKQVFQTHHRWWGYPKSFKPSFNSSSPFCRHKASTLHSGSSVEQIEDVEVADVWMKMKDEARFDVTVEPILSGYYNTSILSHKSLETALANHLAVKLSNASLPCSTLSDLFVTVLETDEAIMAAVKSDLIAVKERDPACLNLVHCFLNFKGFLACQAHRVAHKLWLQRRKVLAVMIQNRVSEVFAVDIHPGAKIGSGILLDHATGIVVGETAVIGNNVSILHSVTLGGTGKISGDRHPKIGDGVLIGAGTCILGNIKVGEGAKIGAGSVVIKDVPPRTTVVGNPAKLVGGKNNPVKLDKIPSLTMDHTSHISDFYDYCV; this comes from the coding sequence ATGTTGAGAAGGCACTCCCTTCTGAGTTCAACACCAAAACAAGTGTCCCTCTTTTTTGTCAGCCATTTCCATTCCACCCTTTTCACTCCATCACCAAAACAAGTGTTCCAAACCCATCATCGTTGGTGGGGTTACCCCAAAAGCTTCAAACCAAGTTTCAACTCCTCCTCACCCTTTTGCAGACACAAAGCCAGCACCTTGCACAGTGGTTCCTCTGTAGAACAAATTGAAGATGTTGAAGTTGCTGATGTCTGGATGAAAATGAAGGATGAAGCAAGATTTGATGTCACTGTGGAACCCATCTTGTCAGGTTACTACAACACTTCCATTCTCTCTCACAAATCATTAGAAACGGCGTTGGCCAATCACCTTGCCGTCAAACTCAGCAATGCATCCCTTCCTTGCAGCACCCTTTCTGATCTTTTTGTCACGGTTTTGGAAACTGACGAAGCCATCATGGCTGCTGTGAAGAGTGATCTGATTGCAGTTAAGGAGAGAGACCCGGCATGCCTGAACCTCGTGCACTGCTTCTTGAATTTCAAAGGCTTTCTGGCGTGTCAAGCTCACAGGGTGGCTCACAAACTGTGGCTGCAGAGAAGGAAGGTTCTTGCTGTGATGATTCAGAACCGGGTTTCTGAGGTTTTTGCGGTGGATATTCATCCGGGGGCTAAGATTGGAAGTGGGATTTTGCTGGATCATGCAACTGGGATTGTGGTGGGAGAGACGGCTGTGATAGGGAACAATGTGTCAATTCTGCATAGTGTGACATTGGGAGGGACTGGTAAGATTTCTGGAGACAGGCACCCAAAAATTGGTGATGGGGTTCTGATAGGTGCTGGAACTTGTATTTTGGGGAATATTAAGGTTGGTGAAGGGGCAAAGATTGGTGCTGGTTCTGTTGTCATCAAGGATGTTCCTCCAAGGACTACAGTTGTTGGTAACCCAGCCAAGCTGGTAGGAGGAAAGAACAACCCTGTTAAGTTGGATAAGATTCCCAGCTTAACCATGGACCATACTTCTCATATTTCTGATTTCTATGATTATTGTGTTTAG
- the LOC106765141 gene encoding pentatricopeptide repeat-containing protein At3g06920 isoform X1 yields the protein MKILSRAQGLLKFRFALKCGKIDPLSCKFSSSFSNGSSSELYGKAKVNSFMHDTSHSQDDALKSEGMRKTVHDVCRVLDTGPWGPAIEDALNTFDDMPQPELVVGVIRRLKHVKVALQYFRWVERKTERLRCPEVYNALLMLMARTRNLDYLQQILEEMGQAGFGPSDYTCIELVSSFIKCRKLREAFGVIETMRKFKFRPACSAYTTLIGALSAAHEADLMLTLLHQMQEIGYEVSVHLFTTLIRAFARDGRIDAALSLLDEMKSNSFNADIVLYNVCIDCFGKVGKLDMAWKFFHEMKSQGLIPDDVTYTSMIGVLCKAERLDEAVELFEELDRNRSVPCVYAYNTMIMGYGSVGKFDKAYSLLERQKRKGCIPSVIAYNCILTCLGRKGKIEEAFRVFEEMKIDAAPNLATYNILVDMLCKGGDHEAALKIRDSMKEAGLFPNIRTVNIMIDRLCKAQKLDEACSLFLELDHKVCSPDAVTFCSLIDGLGRHGRVNDAYLLYEKMLDSDQTPDAVVYTSLIRNFFKCGRKEDGHKIYKEMIHRGCSPDLMLLNNYMDCVFKAGEIEKGRALFEEIKARGLTPNVPSYSILIHGLVKAGFSNETYKLFYEMKEQGLYLDTRAYNIVIDGFCKSGKVNKAYQLLEEMKAKGLQPTVVTYGSVIDGLAKIDRLDEAYMLFEEAKSKGVDLNVVVYSSLVDGFGKVGRIDEAYLILEELMQKGLNPNTYTWNCLLDALVKAEEIDESLVCFQNMKNMKCPPNEVTYSIMINGLCKVRKFNKAFVFWQEMQKQGLKPNTITYTTMISGLARVGNVLEAKDLFVRFKSSGGIPDSACYNAMIEGLSNANKAMDAYTLFEETRLKGCRIYSKTCVVLLDALHKVDCLEQAAIVGAVLREMAKSQHATRLS from the exons ATGAAGATTCTCTCAAGGGCCCAAGGTC TTCTAAAGTTTCGGTTTGCTCTTAAATGTGGGAAAATAGACCCTTTGTCTTGCAAGTTTTCATCCTCCTTTTCAAATGGGTCTTCGTCTGAATTGTATGGGAAAGCTAAAGTTAATTCCTTTATGCATGATACCTCCCATTCCCAAGACGATGCATTGAAATCGGAGGGCATGAGAAAGACGGTGCATGATGTATGCCGGGTCTTGGACACTGGTCCCTGGGGACCTGCAATTGAGGACGCCCTCAACACGTTTGATGACATGCCTCAACCAGAATTGGTAGTTGGAGTAATAAGGAGGTTGAAGCATGTGAAGGTGGCATTGCAGTATTTTAGGTGGGTGGAGAGAAAGACTGAACGGCTGCGTTGCCCTGAAGTGTACAACGCACTTCTCATGCTCATGGCCAGGACAAGAAATTTGGACTACTTGCAACAGATTCTTGAAGAAATGGGTCAAGCTGGATTTGGACCCTCAGATTATACTTGTATCGAGTTGGTTTCTAGTTTTATCAAGTGTCGGAAGCTAAGAGAAGCTTTTGGTGTTATTGAAACTATGAGGAAGTTCAAGTTTCGCCCTGCATGTTCGGCTTATACCACACTGATTGGTGCTCTTTCTGCGGCTCATGAAGCTGATCTCATGCTCACCCTCTTGCATCAAATGCAGGAAATAGGTTATGAGGTAAGCGTACATTTGTTTACCACACTTATTCGTGCATTTGCCAGGGATGGCCGCATTGATGCTGCTCTATCCTTGCTGGATGAGATGAAGAGTAACTCCTTTAATGCTGATATTGTTCTCTATAATGTATGCATTGACTGTTTTGGAAAAGTTGGTAAGTTGGATATGGCCTGGAAATTCTTTCATGAAATGAAATCACAAGGGTTGATACCTGATGACGTGACATATACTAGCATGATAGGGGTTCTTTGCAAGGCTGAGAGGTTGGATGAAGCTGTAGAGTTGTTTGAAGAACTTGATAGAAACAGGAGTGTCCCTTGTGTTTACGCTTATAATACGATGATAATGGGTTATGGTTCAGTTGGGAAATTTGATAAAGCATACAGCTTACTTGAGAGGCAAAAGAGAAAAGGATGTATACCTAGTGTAATTGCCTATAATTGCATTCTGACTTGTCTTGGAAGGAAGGGAAAAATTGAGGAAGCATTTAGAGTCtttgaagaaatgaaaatagaTGCAGCACCAAATCTTGCAACCTACAATATTTTAGTTGACATGCTTTGTAAGGGAGGGGACCATGAAGCTGCTCTGAAAATTCGGGATTCCATGAAAGAGGCTGGCTTATTCCCTAATATCAGGACTGTAAATATTATGATTGATCGACTATGTAAAGCTCAAAAGCTTGATGAAGCTTGTTCCTTATTTTTAGAATTGGACCATAAAGTTTGCAGCCCTGACGCAGTAACTTTTTGTTCACTTATTGATGGCCTAGGCAGACATGGCAGGGTGAATGATGCCTATTTGCTTTATGAAAAGATGTTGGATTCTGATCAGACTCCAGATGCTGTGGTGTATACATCTCTTATTAGGAATTTCTTCAAGTGTGGTAGGAAGGAGGATGGTCACAAAATCTATAAAGAGATGATACATAGGGGCTGTTCTCCTGATTTGATGCTCCTTAATAATTACATGGATTGTGTTTTCAAAGCTGGTGAAATTGAGAAAGGGAGGGCTTTATTTGAGGAAATAAAGGCTCGGGGTTTAACTCCTAATGTTCCGAGCTACTCAATTTTAATTCATGGTCTTGTGAAAGCAGGATTTTCAAACGAAACATACAAGTTGTTTTATGAGATGAAGGAGCAAGGATTATATTTGGACACCCGTGCTTACAACATTGTTATTGATGGATTTTGCAAGTCTGGAAAGGTCAACAAAGCTTACCAGTTACTGGAGGAAATGAAGGCAAAGGGTCTCCAACCAACAGTTGTAACTTATGGTTCTGTCATTGATGGACTTGCAAAAATTGACAGACTTGACGAAGCATATATGTTATTTGAAGAAGCAAAATCAAAAGGTGTTGATTTGAATGTAGTGGTCTATAGTAGTCTTGTTGATGGGTTTGGGAAGGTTGGAAGGATTGACGAAGCATATCTGATTTTGGAGGAGTTGATGCAGAAAGGTCTGAATCCAAACACTTACACATGGAACTGCTTACTTGATGCATTAGTGAAAGCTGAGGAAATTGATGAATCTCTTGTGTGCTTCCAGAACATGAAAAACATGAAATGCCCTCCAAATGAAGTAACCTACAGCATTATGATAAATGGTCTTTGTAAGGTTAGAAAATTTAACAAGGCCTTTGTGTTTTGGCAAGAAATGCAGAAACAAGGGTTAAAACCCAATACTATCACATACACTACCATGATTTCGGGACTAGCAAGGGTTGGGAACGTTCTAGAGGCAAAAGACCTCTTTGTGAGATTTAAGTCAAGTGGGGGCATACCTGATTCAGCTTGCTATAATGCTATGATTGAAGGATTAAGCAATGCCAATAAGGCAATGGATGCCTATACACTTTTTGAGGAAACTCGACTTAAAGGATGTCGTATATATAGTAAAACATGTGTTGTTCTTTTAGATGCTTTGCATAAGGTGGATTGCCTTGAGCAGGCAGCGATTGTTGGTGCTGTCTTAAGGGAAATGGCAAAGTCTCAACATGCAACAAGATTGTCTTGA
- the LOC106763195 gene encoding pectinesterase QRT1-like — protein sequence MMTMQLMSSGVVFLFVMVFLTWVHAVLAEGENGHGGIRNYISWEDLQVDEQRLTLKRHDDVRVIIVNKYGWGHSKTVQGAVDMVPDNNKHRVKIYIYPGVYREKVRVPVSKPYVSFIGKRNQTATPVITWNSKSSDKGTNGQALGTFDTATVGVDSDYFCASGVTFENSVIATAGVKGMQGVALRVNSARAMFYQVKIKGAQDSLLDNTGSHYFLKCHILGKVDFIFGNAKSLYENCLLESIADNFGAIAAHHRNSATEDTGFSFVGCSIRGSGRVYLGRAWGNYSRIIYSKCTMDDIIIPEGWSDWNHSDRKKTAVFGEYECNGKGADRNKRTAWSKSFSYDEAVPFLQKSFIDGDQWLRL from the exons ATGATGACGATGCAGTTGATGTCTTCCGGAGTTGTGTTCTTGTTTGTGATGGTTTTCTTGACGTGGGTTCATGCGGTTTTAGCAGAAGGTGAAAATGGCCATGGTGGTATTAGGAACTACATTAGTTGGGAAGATTTGCAGGTGGATGAGCAAAGGTTAACTTTGAAGCGTCATGATGATGTTAGAGTTATTATTGTTAACAAATATGGTTGGGGGCACTCCAAAACTGTTCAAGGTGCCGTGGATATGGTTCCTGATAATAACAAACATAGGGtgaaaatttacatttatcCAGGAGTTTACAG AGAGAAAGTGCGTGTGCCTGTGAGCAAGCCTTATGTATCATTCATAGGGAAAAGAAACCAAACAGCAACTCCTGTTATTACTTGGAACAGTAAGTCATCTGATAAAGGCACAAATGGCCAAGCATTGGGCACCTTTGATACAGCAACAGTTGGAGTGGACTCAGATTATTTCTGTGCAAGTGGGGTCACTTTTGAG AATTCAGTGATTGCAACGGCTGGTGTGAAAGGGATGCAAGGAGTGGCACTGAGGGTGAACAGTGCAAGAGCCATGTTCTATCAAGTGAAGATAAAGGGAGCACAGGACAGTCTCTTAGACAACACAGGAAGCCATTACTTCTTAAAGTGCCACATCCTAGGAAAAGTTGATTTTATCTTTGGCAATGCAAAATCACTGTATGag AATTGCCTTCTTGAGTCAATAGCAGACAACTTTGGAGCGATAGCAGCACATCATAGGAATTCAGCAACTGAAGACACAGGTTTTTCTTTTGTGGGGTGCAGTATCAGAGGAAGTGGCAGAGTATACCTTGGCAGAGCATGGGGGAACTACTCTAGAATTATATACTCCAAATGTACTATGGATGACATTATTATTCCTGAAGGGTGGTCAGATTGGAATCACTCAGATAGAAAGAA GACTGCAGTGTTTGGGGAGTATGAATGCAATGGAAAAGGAGCAGATAGAAACAAAAGGACAGCTTGGTCAAAATCATTCAGCTATGATGAAGCAGTGCCTTTCCTTCAGAAGAGTTTCATAGATGGAGACCAGTGGCTAAGACTATAA
- the LOC106763196 gene encoding pectinesterase QRT1, which translates to MLTKATSYKLIHRNYFHKNIPSSVRTMVADEFFINLNQTNKITPSCMILFINFFILILSVIISLTPWNSNPSILFPLSHYQVIKVCCLVVGGGMSKIRLMLLSSGLVFLVLLLKCVGDTDSDHAGNVITWDDFMVDEKDTTSNVGGRVIVVDQSGNGDSTTVQAAVDMVPQNNTQRVKIYIYPGIYRERVHVPKSKPFISLIGKPNITTNANIAAIGNGIGIVIITNSTKASDKDSNGQEMGTISTATVWVQSDFFCATALTIQNLVDKDADKRQAVALRVDGDKAVFYGVRLVGEQDTLLDNTGIHYFYRSYIQGSVDFIFGNAKSLFHECVVYSVAEFWGAIAAHHRDSEDEDTGFSFVNCTIKGSGSVFLGRAWGNYATTIYSNCDMDDVINPLGWSDWGDPSRQGTAMFGEYECSGKGSNRSERVEWSKALSREEAEPFLSTDYIYGDGWLRL; encoded by the exons ATGTTGACCAAAGCAACTTCTTACAAATTAATACACAGAAATTATTTCCATAAAAATATTCCATCCAGTGTTCGTACAATGGTTGCTGATGAGTTCTTTATAAACTTAAACCAGACCAACAAAATCACTCCTTCATGCATGATTCTCTTCATCAATttcttcattctcattcttaGTGTTATCATTTCTCTCACTCCCTGGAATTCAAATCCTTCGATATTATTTCCTTTATCACATTACCAAGTTATTAAAGTGTGTTGTTTAGTAGTTGGAGGAGGAATGAGTAAGATAAGGCTGATGTTATTATCATCAGGTTTGGTTTTCttggtgttgttgttgaagTGTGTTGGTGATACTGATAGCGATCATGCTGGAAACGTGATTACGTGGGATGATTTCATGGTGGATGAAAAGGATACAACATCCAACGTTGGTGGTCGAGTTATTGTGGTCGATCAAAGTGGTAACGGAGATTCAACAACAGTTCAAGCAGCTGTAGATATGGTTCCGCAAAACAACACCCAGAGGGTCAAGATATACATATATCCTGGAATATATAG AGAAAGAGTGCATGTGCCGAAAAGCAAGCCGTTCATTTCATTAATAGGTAAACCTAACATAACTACGAATGCAAATATAGCGGCTATAGGTAATGGCATTGGCATAGTTATTATCACAAACAGTACAAAGGCATCAGACAAAGACTCCAACGGCCAAGAAATGGGCACAATTAGTACAGCAACCGTATGGGTACAATCTGATTTTTTCTGCGCAACAGCTCTTACAATTCAG AATTTGGTAGATAAAGATGCAGATAAACGTCAAGCAGTAGCATTGCGTGTAGACGGTGATAAAGCTGTATTCTATGGAGTTAGGCTTGTGGGGGAGCAAGACACCCTCCTTGATAACACAGGAATCCATTATTTCTATAGAAGTTACATTCAAGGATCTGTTGATTTTATATTTGGCAATGCTAAATCGTTGTTTCAT GAGTGTGTTGTATACTCTGTAGCTGAGTTTTGGGGAGCAATTGCAGCTCATCACAGAGACTCAGAAGATGAAGATACAGgattttcatttgttaattGCACAATCAAAGGAAGTGGTAGTGTGTTTCTTGGGAGAGCATGGGGGAACTATGCAACAACAATCTATTCAAACTGTGACATGGATGATGTTATTAATCCCTTGGGATGGAGCGATTGGGGTGATCCATCAAGACAAGG AACTGCAATGTTTGGAGAGTATGAGTGTTCAGGAAAAGGATCAAACAGAAGTGAGAGGGTGGAATGGTCGAAAGCTCTAAGCAGAGAAGAAGCTGAGCCTTTTCTGAGCACAGACTACATATATGGAGATGGATGGCTTAGACTATAG